The window GCGGGCCCTACGAGTACAGCGTTCCCGGCGCGGCCAAGGACTTCCTGCCGCAGCACGAGGCCTGATCGAGATGGACATCCCCTACACCGTCGAGGTGCGCCGCGACACCGGTCTGACCAACGGCAAGATCGGCATCTGGCTCTTCCTGGCCTCGGAAGTCATGCTGTTCGGAGCCCTGTTCGCGAGCTACATCCTGATCCGGACGGGGGCGC is drawn from Luteitalea sp. and contains these coding sequences:
- a CDS encoding heme-copper oxidase subunit III; this translates as MDIPYTVEVRRDTGLTNGKIGIWLFLASEVMLFGALFASYILIRTGA